In one Dehalococcoidia bacterium genomic region, the following are encoded:
- a CDS encoding MaoC/PaaZ C-terminal domain-containing protein, translating to MGKQVYWEDVQPGQEIPTLFKQTTTQQLVKYAGASGDFYQLHYDDAFARSTGLVGVIIHGALKNAFLGQLVTDWMGEQGVLKKLSVQYRGMDVPGDTLSCKGKVTGKRQADGQHLVELDIWLENGKGQTTTPGKATVALPSRQPVA from the coding sequence ATGGGCAAGCAAGTTTACTGGGAGGACGTCCAGCCAGGACAGGAGATCCCAACGCTGTTCAAGCAAACCACGACGCAGCAGCTCGTCAAGTACGCGGGCGCCTCAGGGGACTTCTACCAGCTCCACTACGACGATGCCTTCGCCCGTAGCACGGGCCTGGTGGGCGTCATCATTCACGGCGCTCTCAAGAACGCCTTCCTCGGCCAGCTCGTGACCGACTGGATGGGGGAGCAGGGCGTCCTCAAGAAGCTTTCTGTTCAATACCGTGGCATGGACGTGCCGGGAGATACGCTCTCCTGCAAGGGAAAGGTCACCGGCAAGCGCCAGGCGGACGGGCAGCATCTCGTTGAACTTGACATTTGGCTGGAGAACGGCAAGGGCCAGACGACGACGCCGGGCAAGGCGACCGTCGCCCTGCCGTCGCGCCAGCCCGTGGCATAG
- a CDS encoding MaoC family dehydratase N-terminal domain-containing protein, whose translation MTQQAKPLLTDEMKRAIGVESDPVALAVEAGHVRRFAEAIGDSSPLFTDEKRARKSRYGGVIAPPTFLRALPRPEPKVELKLPTTRTLDGGSDWEYFEPVRVGDVITARARITAIAERALSMGPALFITQETTYTNQLGEKVATQRSTRIGY comes from the coding sequence ATGACCCAGCAGGCCAAGCCCCTTCTCACCGACGAGATGAAGCGCGCCATCGGCGTGGAGTCGGACCCCGTCGCCCTGGCGGTGGAGGCCGGCCATGTCCGCCGCTTCGCCGAGGCTATCGGCGACTCCAGCCCGCTCTTCACTGACGAGAAGCGCGCTCGCAAGTCCCGCTACGGCGGCGTCATCGCCCCGCCCACCTTCCTGCGCGCCCTGCCGCGCCCCGAGCCGAAGGTGGAGCTGAAGCTGCCCACCACGCGGACGCTGGACGGCGGCAGCGACTGGGAGTACTTCGAGCCTGTCCGTGTCGGTGACGTCATCACCGCCCGGGCCAGGATCACCGCCATCGCCGAGCGCGCGTTGAGCATGGGCCCCGCCCTGTTCATCACCCAGGAGACCACCTACACCAACCAGTTGGGCGAGAAGGTAGCCACGCAGCGTTCGACGCGCATCGGCTACTAG
- a CDS encoding GuaB3 family IMP dehydrogenase-related protein, which yields MEQPRIKELRRAYGFDEVAIVPGDVTINPEQTNTDFQIGHFTFRTPIIASAMDAVVSPSFAVMMGKAGGLGVLNLEGVWTRYDNPEDVLRSVIECPPDKVTPLLQKIYSAPLKDNLIGDRIAEIKREGVVCAVSVTPPSTKKFAPLVNEAKADILVVQSTVTTARHKSKSYRGLHFDELVRQVKMPVIVGNCVGFGAALELMETGIDGLLVGVGPGAACTTREVLGIGVPQVTATLDCAAAREYYHRRTGKYVAIITDGGIRTGGDLCKSFACGADAVMIGTPLAQTREAPGNGFNWGMASPHPALPRGTRIKVGIRGALEQVLFGPSTVTDGTQNLVGALRLAMGSCGAAKIRDFHKAELVVAPAMKTEGKIFQMARSI from the coding sequence ATGGAGCAGCCCCGCATTAAAGAGCTACGACGGGCCTACGGCTTCGATGAGGTCGCCATAGTGCCCGGAGACGTGACCATTAACCCCGAGCAGACCAATACCGACTTCCAGATAGGGCACTTCACCTTCCGCACGCCCATCATCGCCTCCGCGATGGACGCGGTGGTGTCGCCCTCCTTCGCCGTGATGATGGGTAAGGCGGGCGGTCTGGGCGTCCTGAACTTGGAAGGCGTCTGGACCCGGTACGACAACCCGGAGGATGTGCTCCGCAGCGTTATCGAATGTCCTCCGGACAAGGTGACGCCGCTGCTTCAGAAAATCTACAGTGCTCCGCTGAAGGACAATCTCATCGGCGACCGCATCGCGGAGATCAAGCGCGAGGGCGTGGTGTGCGCCGTGTCTGTGACGCCGCCCAGCACCAAGAAGTTCGCGCCGCTGGTGAACGAGGCCAAGGCGGACATCCTGGTGGTCCAGTCCACGGTGACCACTGCGCGCCACAAGTCCAAAAGCTACCGGGGGCTGCACTTTGACGAGCTGGTGCGGCAAGTAAAGATGCCCGTCATCGTGGGGAACTGCGTCGGCTTCGGCGCGGCCCTGGAGCTTATGGAGACGGGGATAGACGGCCTGCTGGTCGGCGTGGGCCCCGGCGCGGCCTGCACCACTCGCGAGGTGCTGGGCATCGGCGTGCCCCAGGTGACCGCCACGCTCGACTGCGCCGCCGCGCGTGAGTACTACCACCGCCGGACGGGCAAGTACGTGGCTATCATCACGGACGGAGGCATCCGCACCGGCGGCGACCTGTGCAAGTCCTTCGCCTGCGGCGCGGACGCGGTCATGATAGGGACGCCCCTCGCCCAGACCCGGGAAGCGCCTGGCAATGGTTTCAACTGGGGCATGGCAAGCCCGCATCCCGCCCTGCCGCGCGGCACGCGCATCAAGGTGGGCATCCGCGGCGCGCTGGAGCAGGTACTCTTCGGGCCGTCCACCGTCACCGACGGCACGCAGAACCTGGTGGGCGCCCTGCGCCTGGCCATGGGGAGCTGTGGGGCGGCCAAGATACGGGACTTCCACAAGGCGGAGCTTGTGGTGGCGCCCGCGATGAAGACAGAGGGCAAAATCTTCCAGATGGCCCGAAGCATCTAG
- a CDS encoding DDE-type integrase/transposase/recombinase, with protein sequence MLQWFHEHGRRVRLTARHFGFSPDTISRWARVSAAHGLTGLEPRGRRPKRMRQPTTPTAVVLRIQALREQYPRWGREKLRVLLERERIILSAKSIDRVIHRLKARGALREAVRPRKAARWHQERLRRPAALVVDHPGVLVQVDTKHVPLGEGKTVYEFGAVDCFTRKRVVALAPRLTSAQGAAFLQRLVAQFPFTVRAVQSDGGSEFLQAFQAAAEALHLPHYFNRPNYPQGNGRVERSFRTDEEEFYQVEELPAELSGLEAALLRWNRIYETVRPHQALGYKTPDQFYQDWLKTHSPGKEVLSDMS encoded by the coding sequence GTGCTGCAATGGTTCCACGAGCATGGACGGAGGGTACGACTCACGGCCCGCCACTTTGGCTTCAGTCCGGATACCATCAGCCGATGGGCGCGGGTCTCTGCTGCGCACGGTCTGACAGGCTTGGAACCTCGGGGCCGCCGGCCAAAACGCATGCGCCAGCCCACCACACCGACGGCCGTGGTGCTGCGCATCCAGGCCCTGCGGGAGCAGTATCCGCGCTGGGGGCGGGAGAAGTTGCGGGTGCTTCTGGAACGAGAGCGGATCATCCTCTCTGCCAAGAGCATCGACCGAGTGATCCATCGTCTCAAAGCGCGGGGTGCGCTACGAGAAGCGGTGCGGCCGCGCAAGGCGGCGCGATGGCATCAGGAACGTCTCCGGCGACCCGCCGCCTTGGTGGTGGACCACCCGGGGGTGCTGGTGCAAGTGGACACCAAGCACGTCCCGTTGGGAGAGGGAAAGACCGTGTACGAGTTCGGAGCGGTGGACTGCTTTACGCGCAAACGGGTGGTGGCCCTGGCGCCTCGGCTCACGAGTGCTCAGGGAGCTGCCTTCCTGCAGCGGCTCGTGGCCCAGTTCCCCTTCACGGTGCGGGCGGTCCAATCCGATGGAGGAAGCGAGTTCTTGCAGGCCTTCCAGGCTGCGGCGGAGGCGTTGCACCTGCCGCACTACTTCAACCGACCCAACTATCCCCAAGGCAACGGGCGCGTCGAACGGAGCTTCCGCACGGACGAGGAGGAGTTCTACCAGGTCGAAGAGCTGCCCGCCGAGCTGAGCGGGCTGGAGGCCGCCCTTCTCCGCTGGAACCGTATCTACGAGACCGTGCGGCCGCACCAAGCCTTGGGCTACAAGACCCCAGACCAGTTCTACCAGGACTGGCTCAAAACGCACTCCCCGGGAAAGGAGGTCTTGTCCGATATGTCCTGA
- a CDS encoding enoyl-CoA hydratase/isomerase family protein: MPYTRVLYRKEGDRATITLNRPDKLNAIDDTMFLEMHQALREADADREVKLLIYEGAGASFSAGADLSGTNTALVMPPDPRTRPFLNDLFQATVERRKLLEAIYDSPKMTIARVHGYCLGLGLDIAMMCETIVATEDAVLGDPSIRLGLATQNPLWTWRVGPRRAKELLLTGRYMTGAEALRLGLVTIACPKERLEDEVNIAAEGMIHRGGMGGYDSYIYGKLFNRATWDGAGLAAAWSMTAGLHGLSAIQRRGFRPDEFNFWNAREKSGMKGAIKERDARVKQLFPWKKPS, from the coding sequence ATGCCTTACACGCGGGTCCTTTACCGCAAGGAGGGTGACCGCGCCACCATCACCCTCAATCGTCCCGACAAGCTCAACGCCATTGACGACACGATGTTCCTGGAGATGCACCAGGCCCTCCGGGAGGCTGACGCGGACCGCGAGGTGAAGCTACTCATCTACGAGGGCGCGGGCGCCAGCTTCAGCGCCGGGGCCGACCTATCGGGGACCAACACGGCGCTGGTCATGCCTCCCGACCCTCGGACGCGCCCGTTCCTCAACGACCTCTTCCAGGCGACGGTCGAGCGCCGCAAGCTTCTGGAGGCCATCTACGACTCGCCCAAGATGACCATTGCCAGGGTGCACGGGTACTGCCTGGGGCTGGGCCTGGACATCGCCATGATGTGCGAGACCATTGTGGCGACCGAGGACGCGGTCCTCGGCGACCCGTCCATCCGCCTTGGCCTTGCGACGCAAAACCCCCTCTGGACGTGGAGGGTGGGGCCGCGCCGCGCCAAGGAGCTGCTGCTGACAGGCCGGTATATGACCGGCGCGGAGGCGTTGCGCCTGGGCCTGGTCACCATCGCATGCCCCAAAGAGCGGCTTGAGGACGAGGTCAACATCGCCGCGGAGGGCATGATTCACCGAGGAGGCATGGGCGGCTACGACTCCTACATCTACGGGAAACTGTTCAATCGCGCCACGTGGGACGGCGCGGGCCTGGCCGCCGCCTGGTCCATGACGGCGGGGCTGCACGGCCTCTCCGCGATTCAGCGCCGCGGCTTCCGCCCTGACGAGTTCAACTTCTGGAACGCACGAGAGAAGTCGGGCATGAAGGGCGCCATCAAAGAGCGGGACGCCAGGGTGAAGCAACTGTTCCCCTGGAAGAAGCCTTCCTAG
- a CDS encoding enoyl-CoA hydratase-related protein, translating to MPYQTLLYEKKGDLGVITLNRPAELNAINDQMLHDLDGVLIDIEHDIEVKCVLFKGAGGNFSTGQDLTGKGTDEILPDPKKVVDIEHLMELERRRNRRWEYIVNFPRPTIAQIDGYCLGAGLWLAMCCDIAVAAEDAVIGDPGLRMGIVTPLPLWNFMLGLKKGKEVLYLGRSLNGREAEELNLVNKAVPRRALDQEVGRYAEAVLLGPGDGLVIAKEAINANLDMQGMGAAFRYSTAIQMLNTLRQRAGLRPEQFNFFEARDKLGVKKAVEMRDAPFKTLVK from the coding sequence ATGCCATACCAGACGCTTCTCTACGAGAAAAAGGGTGACCTCGGCGTCATCACCCTGAACCGCCCGGCGGAGCTTAACGCCATCAACGACCAGATGCTCCACGACCTCGACGGCGTGCTGATTGACATCGAGCACGACATTGAGGTGAAGTGCGTGCTCTTCAAGGGCGCGGGCGGCAACTTCTCCACGGGCCAGGACCTGACCGGCAAGGGCACGGACGAAATTCTGCCGGACCCGAAAAAGGTCGTGGACATCGAGCACCTGATGGAGCTTGAGCGGCGGCGCAATCGCCGATGGGAATACATTGTCAACTTCCCCAGGCCGACCATCGCGCAGATTGACGGCTATTGCCTGGGCGCGGGCCTGTGGCTGGCCATGTGCTGCGACATCGCCGTCGCGGCGGAAGACGCCGTCATCGGCGACCCCGGCCTGCGCATGGGCATCGTGACGCCGCTCCCCCTCTGGAACTTCATGCTCGGCCTGAAGAAGGGCAAGGAAGTGCTGTATCTTGGCCGAAGCCTCAATGGCCGCGAGGCGGAGGAGCTGAACCTGGTGAACAAGGCCGTCCCGAGGCGCGCCCTGGACCAGGAGGTGGGTCGCTACGCGGAGGCTGTCTTGCTGGGCCCGGGAGACGGCCTCGTCATCGCCAAGGAGGCTATCAACGCCAACCTGGACATGCAAGGCATGGGCGCGGCCTTCCGCTACTCGACCGCCATCCAGATGCTCAACACCCTGCGGCAGCGGGCCGGCCTTCGCCCGGAGCAGTTCAACTTCTTCGAGGCGCGGGACAAGCTGGGCGTGAAGAAAGCCGTCGAAATGCGGGACGCGCCCTTTAAGACGCTCGTCAAATAG
- a CDS encoding FtrB family double-selenoprotein, whose protein sequence is MPKNEITLEQAIAGAKKMSENYVARGPYKFYPDATVVDLVQRGLAENQVKQGYRYCPUMPLTGDPVEDRKRICPCDRHHEDIARDGFCIUMFFVSEEFLRQMEQGGQPASKLDEAVREGQPLFTPGAKRPDKSAGRANPQGGASA, encoded by the coding sequence ATGCCCAAGAACGAAATCACTCTGGAGCAGGCCATCGCCGGCGCCAAGAAGATGTCGGAAAACTACGTGGCCCGGGGGCCGTACAAGTTCTACCCGGACGCGACCGTGGTTGACTTGGTGCAGCGTGGTCTGGCGGAGAACCAGGTCAAGCAGGGCTATCGCTACTGTCCTTGAATGCCCCTTACCGGCGATCCCGTTGAGGACCGCAAGCGCATATGCCCCTGCGACAGGCACCACGAAGACATCGCACGCGACGGCTTTTGTATATGAATGTTCTTCGTGAGCGAAGAGTTTCTTCGCCAGATGGAGCAGGGGGGCCAGCCCGCGAGCAAGCTCGATGAGGCTGTGCGGGAGGGCCAGCCGCTGTTCACGCCCGGCGCGAAGCGGCCAGACAAGTCCGCGGGCAGGGCGAATCCGCAGGGAGGTGCGTCGGCGTGA
- a CDS encoding glutaredoxin family protein, whose protein sequence is MVKVYLSQRGIPFTEKNTSLDPAAKEELMKLGYQATPITLIGDQKLLGFNPMRLQAALAAAGIKK, encoded by the coding sequence ATGGTGAAAGTGTACCTTTCACAGAGAGGCATCCCGTTCACGGAGAAAAACACGAGTCTTGACCCCGCGGCGAAAGAGGAGCTGATGAAGCTGGGCTACCAGGCCACGCCCATCACCCTCATTGGTGATCAGAAGCTCCTGGGGTTCAACCCCATGCGCCTTCAGGCGGCGCTCGCCGCGGCGGGCATCAAGAAATAG
- a CDS encoding FixH family protein, producing MARSLPAAGPRLLLRGMALLVTVALALAGARPALAHAELVDSNPAANAVLPVAPERITLTFSETVDPKFTQALALDAQRQRVDAGDVRISGDRLSLSLGLKTPLPDGTYLVNWRVLSSVDGHVTAGSFPFTIGGATQGAELGAAGPASSAYIVSPLEVMGRFLHLVGAVVATGSGIFVLLVAPAAFRGKRGRNARLADVKSRTFSFLRLLLWGSIAALALAAVAALVDQALKLETSPLRVVTETRLGAFWLTRVALILGLVAAVARPWPRPSEGTRPRVMLLVVTSLGALLLLTTSLTSHAAALSGPTALYVLADWLHMLAASAWVGGLVFLVRLLAVAPASLTASEHAEVLGGVITRFHVLALASVGVLIGTGILSSLIQVGSFPGLLTTGYGNVLLVKLALLVPMLALAATNALWARPRIMAAAHARLAATATTLVRRFRLLVRGEAVMGVLIVAVAALLVTMPPAAGEIAARASVQKLQLVRSADDLRITLAISPGRPGVNTFEVALNDVRGAPLTTPAQVTLNFTSEAGDVGASTLDLQSVRPGVYRAAGGNLVSRGRWSVEMFVRRADALDARTVFPVDVAETLPASAFAAPAAPAPPLVELRAGGVAFSGMWVPGLGVIIGLVMMGCLGLVFWSLRRLRLRPAWTILAGLVLVAMAAASWANAFARDVQSITSSPALLAPGGNPVASTPASVAIGQRLYQANCAQCHGVTGRSDGPEAPGLALRPADLQLHVPLHSDSQLFYFISEGLFGTPMLPFKDKLSDEERWHLVNYLRSMTTEASR from the coding sequence ATGGCGCGCTCTTTGCCTGCCGCGGGGCCGCGCCTGCTGCTGCGCGGGATGGCGCTCCTGGTGACGGTCGCGCTGGCGTTGGCCGGCGCGAGGCCCGCGCTGGCGCATGCGGAGCTGGTGGACTCCAACCCCGCCGCCAACGCAGTGTTACCCGTGGCGCCGGAGCGCATCACGCTGACGTTCAGCGAGACCGTGGATCCCAAATTCACACAGGCGCTGGCGCTGGACGCTCAGCGTCAGCGCGTTGACGCGGGCGACGTGCGTATCAGCGGCGACCGCCTGAGCCTCTCGCTGGGGCTGAAAACGCCTCTGCCGGACGGGACATATCTCGTGAACTGGCGCGTCTTGTCCAGCGTGGACGGGCACGTCACAGCGGGGTCGTTCCCCTTCACCATTGGAGGGGCGACGCAGGGCGCCGAACTGGGCGCGGCGGGGCCGGCGTCCTCCGCGTACATCGTGAGCCCGCTGGAGGTGATGGGACGTTTTCTTCACCTGGTGGGAGCTGTCGTAGCGACAGGCAGCGGGATATTCGTGCTGCTGGTCGCGCCCGCCGCCTTCCGCGGGAAGCGAGGACGTAACGCCCGTCTGGCGGATGTGAAATCGCGCACGTTCTCCTTCCTCCGATTGCTCCTTTGGGGCAGCATCGCCGCGCTTGCCCTGGCGGCCGTCGCGGCCCTTGTTGACCAGGCGCTGAAGCTGGAGACGTCGCCGCTGCGCGTCGTGACGGAGACGCGTCTCGGCGCGTTCTGGCTGACGCGCGTGGCGCTCATCCTCGGACTCGTGGCGGCGGTCGCTCGACCGTGGCCCAGGCCGTCCGAAGGCACGCGCCCGCGGGTCATGCTCTTGGTCGTGACTTCCCTGGGCGCGCTTCTGTTGCTCACCACCAGCCTGACAAGCCACGCAGCCGCGCTGTCCGGGCCGACCGCGCTGTACGTGCTGGCCGACTGGCTGCACATGCTTGCGGCGTCCGCGTGGGTGGGCGGCCTCGTCTTTCTGGTGCGTCTACTTGCGGTCGCGCCAGCCTCTTTAACCGCGTCCGAGCACGCCGAGGTCCTGGGCGGAGTCATTACCCGCTTCCATGTCCTGGCGCTTGCCAGCGTGGGCGTGCTCATCGGCACGGGAATACTCAGCAGCCTCATCCAGGTTGGCAGCTTCCCCGGCCTCCTGACCACCGGCTATGGCAACGTCCTGCTGGTCAAGCTCGCCTTGCTCGTGCCCATGCTGGCTCTGGCCGCGACGAACGCCCTGTGGGCGCGGCCTCGTATCATGGCCGCCGCCCACGCCCGGCTCGCGGCCACGGCAACGACGCTGGTGCGGCGGTTCCGCCTGCTGGTGCGCGGCGAGGCGGTGATGGGCGTCCTCATCGTCGCGGTGGCGGCCTTGCTGGTGACCATGCCTCCCGCCGCCGGAGAGATCGCCGCGCGCGCATCCGTGCAAAAGCTGCAGCTCGTGCGTAGCGCCGACGACCTGCGCATCACTCTCGCCATCTCACCGGGGCGTCCCGGCGTGAACACGTTTGAAGTCGCGCTCAATGATGTGCGCGGCGCTCCCCTGACGACGCCGGCCCAGGTGACGCTGAACTTCACAAGCGAAGCCGGAGACGTGGGCGCGTCCACGCTGGACCTCCAGTCGGTAAGACCGGGTGTCTACCGTGCTGCCGGGGGCAATCTGGTCTCACGAGGCCGCTGGTCCGTCGAGATGTTCGTCCGGCGGGCCGACGCCCTGGACGCGAGGACCGTATTCCCCGTGGACGTCGCGGAGACTCTTCCCGCGTCCGCGTTCGCCGCTCCCGCCGCTCCCGCGCCGCCTCTGGTGGAGCTGCGCGCCGGGGGCGTGGCGTTCTCGGGGATGTGGGTGCCGGGGTTGGGGGTGATCATTGGCCTGGTCATGATGGGGTGTCTGGGGCTGGTGTTCTGGAGCTTGCGTCGCCTGCGCCTCCGGCCCGCCTGGACAATACTCGCCGGCCTGGTGCTGGTGGCGATGGCGGCGGCGTCCTGGGCGAACGCCTTCGCCAGAGACGTCCAGTCCATAACAAGCTCACCGGCCCTCCTTGCGCCGGGGGGAAACCCCGTGGCCTCGACTCCCGCCTCGGTGGCGATAGGCCAGCGCCTGTACCAGGCTAACTGCGCCCAGTGCCACGGCGTGACCGGACGCAGCGATGGCCCCGAAGCGCCAGGTCTCGCGTTGCGCCCCGCTGACCTCCAACTGCACGTCCCCCTGCACAGCGATTCGCAGCTCTTCTACTTCATCTCCGAGGGGTTGTTCGGAACGCCCATGCTGCCCTTCAAAGACAAGCTCTCCGACGAGGAACGGTGGCATCTCGTCAACTATTTGCGGTCAATGACGACCGAGGCCAGCCGATAG
- a CDS encoding MFS transporter: MAGNSCFSLVGLALGILLPSIVAELHLTPLESGWLGSSFRLGNILLALPLGFLLSRHSPRLMLMVTFLGAALFTFGQAFAPLFGALLASRMLFGIMQTARSPGRALFLTQWFAPREVVLANGLFIGATGIAEAATLTLTPLVLDLLGSWRLTFAVYGAYILVVAGLFIVLARERVTPAYQEAMASQEKLSFWTVFRHRDLWLASLGAFGTTFAWWAFGTFWPTYMQSAYAMPLALSGFLYGLVSLGMTLAALVIGWSLHSPGARRMAVAVCGVAMALGSLGLMSTSSVALLVVGAAVTGLAWGYVPIIQSVPYQIPGIKPRETAVAASFISAMFMAGGAAGPFVAGALYQTSGSLHLALVACALAPLTLTATGFFLWRDRKGSPTGVA; the protein is encoded by the coding sequence ATGGCAGGGAATTCGTGTTTCTCGCTGGTCGGACTCGCGCTCGGAATCCTCCTGCCATCCATTGTGGCTGAACTGCACCTCACGCCCCTGGAATCCGGCTGGCTGGGGTCGTCTTTTCGACTGGGGAATATCCTGCTCGCGTTGCCTCTGGGTTTTCTCCTGTCCCGCCATAGCCCCCGGCTGATGCTCATGGTCACGTTCCTGGGTGCCGCGCTCTTCACGTTTGGCCAGGCCTTTGCTCCGCTCTTTGGCGCGCTCCTGGCAAGCCGCATGCTTTTCGGCATTATGCAGACGGCGCGAAGCCCCGGCCGTGCTCTGTTCCTTACCCAGTGGTTCGCGCCACGGGAGGTGGTGCTTGCCAACGGCCTGTTCATCGGCGCAACGGGCATCGCCGAGGCTGCCACCCTCACGCTGACACCCCTTGTCCTTGACCTGTTGGGAAGCTGGCGCCTGACCTTCGCGGTCTACGGCGCTTATATCCTGGTAGTGGCAGGGCTATTCATCGTCCTGGCGCGCGAGAGGGTCACTCCCGCCTACCAGGAGGCGATGGCCTCCCAGGAGAAGCTGTCATTCTGGACCGTCTTTCGCCACCGGGACCTGTGGCTGGCCAGCCTTGGCGCCTTCGGCACAACGTTCGCCTGGTGGGCGTTCGGCACCTTCTGGCCCACGTACATGCAGAGCGCCTACGCCATGCCCCTCGCCCTGTCGGGCTTTCTCTACGGGTTGGTATCTCTGGGCATGACGCTGGCGGCTCTGGTGATCGGTTGGAGTCTTCACAGCCCCGGCGCCAGGAGGATGGCCGTCGCCGTTTGCGGCGTCGCGATGGCTCTCGGCTCGCTGGGTCTCATGTCCACATCCAGCGTGGCTTTGCTGGTCGTGGGCGCCGCCGTGACCGGTCTGGCCTGGGGTTACGTGCCGATCATCCAAAGTGTGCCGTATCAAATCCCCGGCATCAAGCCACGCGAAACCGCCGTGGCTGCGTCTTTCATATCCGCGATGTTCATGGCGGGAGGAGCGGCAGGGCCTTTCGTGGCGGGGGCGTTGTACCAGACGTCCGGCTCGCTGCATTTGGCCCTGGTCGCGTGCGCGCTCGCGCCGCTCACCCTGACCGCCACGGGCTTCTTCCTGTGGCGAGACAGAAAGGGCAGCCCCACTGGCGTTGCCTAG
- a CDS encoding aldehyde ferredoxin oxidoreductase N-terminal domain-containing protein, translating to MGHGHGFWAAYLKHAGYEGIIITGKAAKPVYLRIDDGRVELRDASHLWGLGTRETERRNKR from the coding sequence GTGGGCCACGGGCACGGGTTTTGGGCCGCCTATCTGAAACACGCGGGGTACGAAGGCATCATCATCACCGGCAAGGCGGCCAAGCCGGTTTACCTGCGGATAGACGATGGCCGCGTCGAACTACGGGATGCGAGTCACCTGTGGGGTCTGGGCACCCGCGAGACGGAGCGGCGCAACAAGCGGTAA